One window of the Chryseotalea sp. WA131a genome contains the following:
- a CDS encoding ATP-binding cassette domain-containing protein: MEALLVKDVSKVYSQHKALDNVSITIPEKTIFGLLGPNGAGKTTLIRIINQIINSDSGEILVFGEKLKPSHIEIIGYLPEERGLYKKMKVGDQLLYLAQLKGLSRKDALAKIKIWLEKFEIKDWWHKKVEDLSKGMAQKVQFISTILHEPKLIILDEPFSGFDPVNAQLITEKILELKENGSTIIFSTHRMETVESLCDHIALINKSKKILEGPKKQVKESYRTNTFLIEHRGNHFQLPSEKYEVKSQVKIEEDLYTTTIKAAAGIKGNQVIRDLVDITELYSFQEKLPTMADIFIGLVKADGDEALRKHLQEV; encoded by the coding sequence GTGGAAGCATTATTAGTTAAAGATGTGAGTAAGGTTTACTCGCAACACAAAGCCCTCGACAATGTTAGCATCACCATTCCCGAAAAAACCATTTTTGGTCTGCTGGGGCCAAATGGTGCAGGCAAAACCACCCTCATTCGCATCATCAATCAAATCATCAATTCAGACAGTGGTGAGATTCTGGTGTTCGGAGAAAAATTAAAACCGAGCCACATTGAAATTATCGGGTACTTGCCCGAAGAGCGTGGTCTTTACAAAAAGATGAAAGTGGGCGACCAGCTTTTGTACCTGGCACAACTCAAAGGCTTGAGCCGCAAAGATGCGTTGGCCAAAATAAAAATTTGGCTCGAAAAATTTGAGATCAAAGATTGGTGGCACAAAAAAGTAGAAGATCTAAGCAAGGGCATGGCGCAAAAAGTGCAATTTATCAGCACCATACTGCACGAACCCAAGTTGATTATTTTAGATGAGCCCTTCTCTGGCTTCGACCCGGTGAATGCGCAATTGATTACCGAGAAAATTTTAGAACTGAAAGAAAATGGCAGCACCATTATTTTCTCTACGCATCGAATGGAAACGGTGGAATCATTGTGCGACCACATTGCGTTGATCAACAAATCAAAAAAGATTTTGGAAGGGCCTAAGAAGCAAGTAAAAGAAAGTTACCGCACGAACACATTTTTAATAGAACACCGCGGCAATCACTTCCAATTACCCAGCGAGAAATACGAAGTAAAGAGTCAGGTTAAAATTGAAGAAGATTTATACACAACCACCATCAAAGCAGCCGCAGGCATCAAAGGCAATCAAGTGATCCGCGATTTGGTGGACATTACCGAGCTCTACAGCTTTCAAGAAAAATTGCCAACAATGGCTGACATCTTTATCGGTTTGGTAAAAGCCGATGGCGATGAAGCCTTACGAAAACATTTGCAAGAAGTTTGA